A part of Streptomyces sp. NBC_01210 genomic DNA contains:
- a CDS encoding GMC family oxidoreductase, with the protein MGDSPHYDVIIIGSGAGGGTLAHRLAPSGKRVLILERGDYLPRERDNWDSTAVFVKGKYRAPEFWFDKHGNEFPPEVNYYVGGNTKFYGAALFRLRPEDFGELRHHDGVSPAWPIRYEDLEPYYTQAEHLYLVHGRHGEDPGEGPASAQYAYPPVEHEPRIQQLSDDLEKRGLHPFHLPIGVNLTQDSNGRATHSSVCIRCNRVDGFPCLVRGKSDAQVICVEPALQHPNVEMITNARVVRLETDAAGRSVSTVVTRNADGSEDRYAADIVVVACGAVNSAALLLASANDRHPRGLANSSDVVGRFYMRHNNLALMAVSKEPNDTQFQKTLAMNDWYLGADDWDYPLGGIQMLGKSDAEQIHGEAPRWAGAVSPDMPFEVLAHHAVDFWLCGEDLPLSDNRVTLDGDGSIHLALDEKNNVEGLKRLQHKLQGMLGHLGMHEHRLLSHSIYLHKGMPIGATAHQAGTVRFGDDPAASALDVNCKAHDLDNLYVVDTSFFPSIGAVNPSLTAIANALRVGDHLMERLS; encoded by the coding sequence GTGGGCGACTCCCCGCACTATGACGTCATCATCATCGGCAGCGGCGCCGGCGGCGGTACGCTTGCCCACCGGCTCGCTCCCTCCGGCAAACGGGTGCTCATCCTCGAACGCGGTGACTATCTCCCGCGTGAGCGGGACAACTGGGACTCCACCGCCGTGTTCGTCAAGGGCAAGTACCGGGCCCCGGAATTCTGGTTCGACAAGCACGGCAACGAGTTCCCGCCCGAGGTCAACTACTACGTCGGAGGAAACACCAAGTTCTACGGCGCCGCCCTCTTCCGGCTGCGGCCCGAGGACTTCGGCGAACTCCGCCACCACGACGGCGTCTCGCCCGCCTGGCCGATCCGCTACGAGGATCTGGAGCCGTACTACACCCAGGCCGAGCACCTCTATCTCGTACACGGGCGGCACGGCGAGGACCCCGGCGAAGGGCCGGCGAGCGCGCAGTACGCGTACCCGCCCGTCGAACACGAGCCACGCATCCAGCAGTTGAGCGACGACCTGGAGAAGCGGGGCCTGCATCCCTTCCATCTGCCCATCGGGGTCAACCTGACCCAGGACAGCAATGGGCGGGCGACCCACTCCAGCGTCTGCATCCGCTGCAACCGCGTCGACGGATTCCCGTGTCTGGTGCGCGGCAAGTCCGACGCCCAGGTGATCTGCGTGGAACCCGCCCTGCAGCACCCCAACGTCGAGATGATCACCAATGCCCGAGTGGTCCGGCTGGAGACCGACGCGGCCGGACGCAGCGTCAGCACGGTCGTCACCCGGAACGCGGACGGCTCGGAGGACCGGTACGCGGCGGACATCGTGGTCGTCGCCTGCGGGGCGGTCAACTCCGCCGCTCTGCTGCTGGCTTCGGCCAACGACCGGCACCCCCGCGGGCTGGCCAACAGCTCCGACGTGGTCGGCCGTTTCTACATGCGGCACAACAATCTGGCCCTGATGGCCGTGTCGAAGGAACCCAACGACACACAGTTCCAGAAGACCCTCGCCATGAACGACTGGTATCTGGGCGCGGACGACTGGGACTACCCGCTGGGCGGAATCCAGATGCTCGGCAAGTCGGACGCCGAACAGATCCACGGCGAGGCCCCACGCTGGGCCGGAGCGGTCTCGCCCGACATGCCCTTCGAGGTGCTGGCCCATCACGCCGTCGATTTCTGGCTGTGCGGCGAGGACCTTCCGCTGTCCGACAACCGCGTCACCCTGGACGGCGACGGCAGCATCCATCTGGCCCTCGACGAGAAGAACAACGTGGAAGGCCTGAAGCGTCTGCAGCACAAACTCCAGGGCATGCTCGGTCACTTGGGCATGCACGAGCACCGGTTGCTGTCCCACAGCATCTATCTGCACAAGGGCATGCCGATCGGCGCAACCGCGCACCAGGCCGGCACCGTCCGGTTCGGCGACGATCCGGCCGCCTCCGCCCTGGACGTCAACTGCAAGGCCCACGACCTGGACAACCTCTACGTGGTCGACACGAGCTTCTTCCCGAGCATCGGCGCGGTCAACCCGTCCCTGACGGCCATCGCCAACGCCCTGCGGGTGGGCGACCACCTCATGGAACGGCTGAGCTGA
- a CDS encoding SDR family oxidoreductase — MLKGQKALVTGANSGIGMATAIGLGRAGADVVVNYVADRAAAEQVVKEIASFGVRAAAYEADVSQEDQVVGMMDRMVQEFGTIDILVANAGLQRDAPFTEMTLAQWQKVLDVNLTGQFLCAREATKEFLRRGVVPEVSSAAGKIICMSSVHQLIPWAGHVNYASSKGGVQMMMETLAQELAPQKIRVNAVAPGAIKTPINRSAWETPEAQEELLRLIPYKRIGDPQDIAHAVVGLASDLMDYVVGTTLYVDGGMTLFPGFATGG; from the coding sequence CTGCTGAAGGGGCAGAAGGCACTGGTCACTGGCGCCAACTCCGGAATCGGCATGGCGACGGCCATCGGTCTTGGCCGGGCCGGCGCCGACGTGGTCGTGAACTATGTGGCCGATCGTGCGGCCGCCGAGCAAGTGGTCAAGGAGATCGCCTCGTTCGGGGTGCGCGCGGCGGCGTACGAGGCGGACGTGTCCCAGGAGGACCAGGTCGTCGGCATGATGGACCGGATGGTCCAGGAGTTCGGGACGATCGACATCCTGGTCGCCAACGCCGGTCTGCAGCGCGACGCCCCGTTCACGGAGATGACCCTCGCCCAGTGGCAGAAGGTGCTGGACGTCAACCTGACGGGTCAGTTCCTGTGCGCCCGGGAGGCGACGAAGGAGTTCCTGCGGCGCGGGGTCGTCCCGGAGGTGTCGAGCGCGGCAGGGAAGATCATCTGCATGAGCTCGGTGCACCAGCTCATCCCGTGGGCGGGGCACGTCAACTACGCCTCCTCCAAGGGCGGCGTACAGATGATGATGGAGACACTGGCGCAGGAACTCGCACCGCAGAAGATCCGTGTGAACGCGGTCGCCCCGGGAGCCATCAAGACGCCGATCAACCGCAGCGCCTGGGAGACGCCGGAGGCCCAGGAGGAGCTGCTGCGGCTCATCCCGTACAAGCGCATCGGCGACCCCCAGGACATCGCCCATGCCGTCGTCGGCCTTGCCTCCGACCTCATGGACTACGTGGTGGGAACCACCCTCTATGTGGACGGCGGGATGACCCTCTTCCCCGGCTTCGCCACCGGCGGCTGA
- a CDS encoding glycoside hydrolase family 15 protein, which yields MDDYPLIENHGLIGDLQTAALVTTDGTIDWFCCPRFDSPSVFGALLDREKGGHFTVAPATKTYATKQLYLPDTAILVTRFMTESGAGEVVDFMPVTGQTATPRHRLVRMLRCVRGSMTFEIDIAPRFDYGRKPHTLHITDHGAVFTAEDLELTVHAVREPEDERLLSSLTGERDLHFSVTLHAGQQRGLVMESSAGGPPREIRLTEFQQLFDNTIQYWRSWLGQSRYSGRWREAVERSAVTLKLMTYAPSGALVAAPTAGLPEQLGGERNWDYRFTWIRDASFSVYALLGLGFKEEATAFIGWLRDRVKEKAGSDGDTGPLNIMYRVDGSSDLVEEVLEHWEGYQRSAPVRIGNGAAQQLQLDIYGEALDSIFFAHQRGIQLDHRGWTSLHTILDWLTDHWDQAGEGLWEGRGGRKDFTYGRVMSWVAFDRALRLAAASGRPAALDRWSSERNKIYEQVLTRGWDPERNAFVQHYGSDVLDSSLLRMPTVGFITPDDPMWTSTLDAMDRELVTDSLVYRYNPEASPDGLRGSEGTFSLCTFMYVDALARAGRTDQARLVLEKMLTYANHLGLYSEEIDLTGRQLGNFPQAFTHLALIDAAITLDATLNRARETGTSIPLGTANRAPISTVPIGDRANVGG from the coding sequence ATGGACGACTACCCGCTGATCGAGAACCACGGCCTGATCGGTGATCTGCAGACCGCGGCGCTGGTGACCACCGACGGGACGATCGACTGGTTCTGCTGTCCGCGCTTCGACTCGCCAAGCGTGTTCGGCGCTCTGCTGGACCGTGAAAAGGGCGGGCATTTCACGGTCGCCCCGGCAACCAAGACCTACGCCACAAAGCAGCTGTACCTTCCCGACACCGCGATTCTCGTGACCCGGTTCATGACGGAGTCGGGCGCCGGCGAGGTGGTCGACTTCATGCCGGTGACCGGGCAGACGGCCACCCCTCGCCACCGTCTGGTCCGCATGCTCCGATGCGTGCGCGGCAGCATGACCTTCGAGATCGACATCGCCCCCCGATTCGACTACGGCCGCAAACCGCACACGCTGCACATCACCGACCACGGAGCGGTGTTCACCGCGGAGGATCTGGAACTGACCGTCCACGCGGTCCGCGAACCGGAGGACGAGCGGCTGCTGAGCTCCCTCACGGGCGAACGGGATCTGCACTTCTCGGTGACCCTGCACGCGGGTCAGCAGCGGGGCCTGGTCATGGAGTCGTCCGCCGGCGGACCGCCGCGCGAGATCCGCCTCACCGAGTTCCAGCAGCTCTTCGACAACACCATCCAGTACTGGCGGTCCTGGCTCGGCCAGTCCCGGTACTCGGGCCGGTGGCGGGAGGCGGTGGAGCGCTCCGCCGTGACGCTGAAGCTGATGACGTACGCACCCAGCGGCGCCCTGGTGGCGGCCCCGACGGCGGGGCTCCCCGAGCAACTGGGCGGCGAGCGCAACTGGGACTACCGGTTCACCTGGATCCGCGACGCCTCGTTCTCCGTGTACGCCCTGCTGGGACTGGGGTTCAAGGAGGAGGCGACCGCGTTCATCGGCTGGCTGCGCGACCGGGTGAAGGAAAAGGCCGGCAGTGACGGTGACACAGGACCGCTGAACATCATGTACCGGGTCGACGGCTCCTCCGACCTCGTCGAGGAGGTCCTGGAGCACTGGGAGGGGTACCAGCGCTCCGCGCCGGTGCGCATCGGCAACGGCGCCGCCCAGCAGCTGCAACTGGACATCTACGGCGAGGCGCTGGACAGCATATTCTTCGCGCACCAGCGCGGTATCCAGCTGGACCACCGGGGCTGGACCTCGCTGCACACGATCCTCGACTGGCTCACCGATCACTGGGACCAGGCCGGGGAGGGCCTGTGGGAGGGCCGGGGCGGCCGCAAGGACTTCACCTACGGCCGGGTGATGTCCTGGGTCGCCTTCGACCGCGCGCTGCGGCTCGCGGCCGCCAGCGGCCGACCGGCCGCGCTCGACCGCTGGAGCAGTGAGCGGAACAAGATCTACGAGCAGGTCCTGACGCGGGGCTGGGACCCGGAGCGCAACGCCTTCGTCCAGCACTACGGCAGCGATGTGCTCGACTCCTCGCTGCTGCGGATGCCGACGGTGGGCTTCATCACCCCCGACGACCCCATGTGGACATCCACTCTGGACGCGATGGACCGGGAGCTGGTCACCGACAGCCTGGTCTACCGCTACAACCCCGAAGCCTCGCCCGACGGGCTGCGCGGCTCCGAAGGGACCTTCTCCCTCTGCACGTTCATGTACGTCGATGCCCTTGCCCGGGCCGGACGGACCGATCAGGCCAGACTCGTTCTGGAGAAGATGCTGACGTACGCCAACCATCTGGGCCTGTACTCGGAGGAGATCGACCTGACGGGTCGACAACTGGGCAACTTCCCACAGGCGTTCACCCATCTGGCACTCATCGACGCGGCCATCACCCTGGACGCGACCTTGAACCGGGCGCGGGAGACCGGTACTTCGATCCCGCTCGGTACGGCGAACCGGGCTCCCATCTCGACGGTGCCGATCGGGGACCGGGCGAACGTCGGCGGCTGA
- a CDS encoding ArsR/SmtB family transcription factor translates to MPTTNTLPLLEPESVAPCCPPLTERPLTAEEAVRTAAMFKALGDPVRLRLFSLVASHAGGEACVCDISDVGVSQPTVSHHLKKLKEAGLLTSERRGTWVYYRVAPEVLAAMAGLLSASR, encoded by the coding sequence ATGCCGACTACGAACACGCTGCCGCTCCTGGAGCCGGAGTCCGTGGCACCGTGCTGCCCGCCACTGACCGAGCGTCCACTGACAGCCGAGGAGGCCGTGCGCACCGCCGCGATGTTCAAGGCTCTAGGCGACCCCGTGCGGCTCCGGCTCTTCTCACTCGTCGCCTCGCACGCGGGCGGGGAGGCCTGCGTGTGCGACATCTCCGACGTCGGCGTGTCCCAGCCGACCGTCTCCCACCATCTGAAGAAGCTCAAAGAGGCCGGACTTCTGACCTCCGAGCGACGCGGGACCTGGGTGTACTACCGGGTGGCCCCTGAGGTGCTGGCCGCCATGGCCGGCCTGCTGTCCGCCAGTCGTTGA
- a CDS encoding NAD(P)-binding domain-containing protein, with product MTAPAITELPVVVIGAGPVGLAAAAHLIERGLEPLVLEAGPAAGNAVREWSHVRLFSPWGEVVDPAAEKLLAPTGWVRPDGATYPTGGDWAERYLQPLADALGDTVRYGATVTGVARAGRDRIVDSGRDEQPFTVHLTTADGREERIAARAVLDASGTWTTPGPIGADGLPAIGERAAADRISYRVPDLRDTAVRARFAGKRTAVVGSGASAFTALAALADLAKGEPGTHTMWILRRGIGAHTYGGGEADQLPARGALGLAAKAAVEAGRASAVTGFRTVVVERDGDGCDGDGRLVLVAEDGRRTEQVDEVIVLTGFRPDLSFLSEVRLGLDERLQAPTSLAPLIDPNVHSCGTVHPHGVNELSHPEKGVYLVGMKSYGRAPTFLAMTGYEQIRSIAAALAGDREAAERVELTLPETGVCGGAGLFDKPEAGETSGGGCCAAPTTLQIGIGAPVATGGS from the coding sequence GTGACTGCGCCCGCCATCACTGAGCTGCCCGTCGTCGTGATCGGGGCCGGCCCTGTAGGCCTGGCCGCCGCTGCCCACCTGATCGAGCGCGGCCTGGAACCGCTGGTCCTGGAAGCCGGACCGGCCGCTGGCAACGCCGTGCGGGAGTGGTCGCACGTGCGGCTCTTCTCCCCCTGGGGCGAGGTCGTGGACCCGGCCGCCGAGAAGCTGCTCGCTCCCACCGGCTGGGTGCGCCCGGACGGCGCGACGTACCCGACCGGCGGTGACTGGGCCGAGCGGTACCTCCAGCCGCTGGCTGACGCCCTCGGCGACACGGTCCGTTACGGCGCGACCGTCACCGGCGTCGCCAGGGCCGGCCGTGACCGCATCGTCGACTCCGGGCGCGACGAGCAGCCGTTCACGGTGCACCTGACCACGGCGGACGGCCGGGAGGAGCGAATCGCCGCCCGCGCGGTACTCGACGCCTCCGGCACATGGACGACCCCCGGCCCGATCGGCGCCGACGGCCTGCCCGCCATCGGCGAGCGCGCGGCTGCCGACCGGATCTCCTACCGCGTCCCTGACCTCCGCGACACGGCCGTACGCGCCCGTTTCGCCGGCAAGCGCACTGCTGTCGTGGGCTCCGGCGCCTCCGCATTCACCGCCCTTGCCGCCCTCGCCGACCTTGCGAAGGGTGAACCCGGTACTCACACGATGTGGATCCTGCGCCGGGGAATCGGTGCCCATACCTACGGCGGCGGCGAAGCGGACCAGCTCCCCGCTCGCGGCGCCCTGGGGCTCGCCGCGAAGGCCGCGGTCGAGGCAGGGCGCGCGAGCGCGGTCACCGGCTTTCGCACGGTAGTCGTCGAGCGTGATGGCGACGGGTGTGATGGCGACGGGCGTCTGGTGCTGGTGGCGGAGGACGGCCGCCGCACCGAGCAGGTCGACGAGGTCATCGTTCTGACCGGCTTCCGCCCCGACCTGTCGTTCCTCTCCGAGGTCCGCCTCGGCCTGGATGAGCGTCTCCAGGCTCCGACCTCGCTGGCGCCGCTGATCGACCCCAATGTCCACTCATGCGGCACGGTCCACCCGCACGGCGTGAACGAGCTGTCCCACCCGGAGAAGGGTGTCTATCTGGTCGGTATGAAGTCCTACGGCCGCGCGCCGACGTTCCTGGCCATGACCGGCTACGAGCAGATCCGCTCCATCGCCGCGGCCCTCGCCGGCGACCGGGAGGCCGCTGAGCGTGTCGAACTCACCCTGCCCGAGACCGGAGTCTGCGGTGGCGCCGGACTCTTCGACAAGCCCGAAGCCGGCGAGACCTCCGGCGGGGGCTGCTGTGCCGCGCCGACCACCCTGCAGATCGGCATCGGCGCCCCAGTGGCCACGGGCGGTAGCTGA
- a CDS encoding glutathione-independent formaldehyde dehydrogenase, with amino-acid sequence MKAVVYKGPFSVAVEDVEKPKIQHANDVIVRVTSTAICGSDLHMYEGRTAAEPGIVFGHENMGIIEETGQGVTSLKNGDRVVMPFNVACGFCTNCVEGFTGFCQTVNPGFAGGAYGYVAMGPWPGGQAEYLRVPYADFNCLKLPPGNEHETDFMLLADIFPTGYHGCELAQVRPGESVAVYGGGPVGLMAAYSALLRGARKVFVVDRVPERLEKAREIGAIPINFAEGDAVEQIKEQTEGVGTDKGVDAVGYQAMAHGAEREEPATVLNSLVGTVRATGALGVPGLYVPADPGGPDEQAKHGMLLVSIGKLFEKGLRMGTGQCNVKRYNRYLRDMIIEGRAKPSFVVSHELPLDQAPSAYDKFDKRIEGYTKVVLHP; translated from the coding sequence ATGAAAGCCGTCGTGTACAAGGGACCGTTCTCCGTGGCGGTCGAAGACGTTGAAAAGCCAAAGATCCAGCACGCGAACGATGTGATCGTACGGGTCACCTCCACCGCGATCTGCGGCTCCGATCTGCACATGTATGAAGGCCGTACTGCCGCCGAGCCCGGCATAGTCTTCGGCCACGAGAACATGGGAATCATCGAGGAAACCGGCCAGGGCGTCACTTCGCTCAAGAACGGCGACCGCGTGGTTATGCCCTTCAATGTCGCCTGCGGGTTCTGCACCAATTGTGTCGAGGGATTCACCGGATTCTGTCAGACCGTCAATCCCGGCTTCGCGGGCGGCGCTTACGGCTATGTCGCCATGGGGCCCTGGCCGGGCGGCCAGGCGGAATACCTACGCGTTCCCTACGCCGATTTCAACTGCCTGAAGCTGCCGCCGGGAAACGAGCACGAGACCGACTTCATGCTGCTCGCCGACATCTTCCCCACCGGCTACCACGGCTGTGAACTCGCCCAGGTCCGCCCGGGTGAGAGCGTCGCGGTGTACGGCGGCGGGCCGGTCGGGCTCATGGCCGCCTACTCGGCCCTGCTGCGCGGCGCGAGGAAGGTGTTCGTCGTGGACCGGGTTCCCGAGCGGCTGGAGAAGGCCCGGGAGATCGGCGCGATTCCGATCAACTTCGCCGAGGGCGATGCCGTGGAGCAGATCAAGGAGCAGACCGAGGGTGTCGGCACGGACAAGGGCGTGGACGCCGTCGGCTATCAGGCGATGGCGCACGGCGCTGAGCGCGAGGAACCGGCGACCGTCCTTAACTCGCTCGTCGGTACGGTCCGGGCCACGGGAGCCCTCGGCGTGCCCGGCCTCTACGTCCCGGCCGATCCCGGAGGCCCTGACGAGCAGGCCAAGCACGGCATGCTCCTCGTCTCGATCGGCAAGCTCTTCGAGAAGGGCCTGCGGATGGGTACGGGGCAGTGCAACGTGAAGCGCTACAACCGGTACCTGCGCGACATGATCATAGAGGGCAGGGCGAAGCCGAGCTTCGTCGTCTCGCATGAACTGCCCCTGGACCAGGCGCCGTCGGCGTACGACAAGTTCGACAAGCGGATCGAGGGCTACACGAAGGTCGTGCTGCACCCGTAG
- a CDS encoding MOSC and FAD-binding oxidoreductase domain-containing protein, producing MATLLSVNVGMPKDVSWQERTVHTGAWKSPVHGPRMVRRLNIDGDGQGDLAGHGGEIRAVLVYQLQSYQYWQKQLGRDDLTFGSFGENFTVDGMPDDDVCIGDRYRIGEAEFEVTQPRVTCYRVGMRLGEPAMASLLVAHHRPGFYLRVLAEGRVQAGDEITLTRKGPEELSVAETDALLYLPDRDPAKLRKALNIPALSPGWQQSFRELAAADQPKQEPGWPGELTGTQQPREEPGWPGFKTMRVARIVPETPTVSSIYLDTTDNRPLPEARPGQYLSIRLAIGDAAPAVRSYSLSSAPTASTYRISVKHEPHGKVSSYIHAALHPGDLVDIASPRGTFVLEEGTRPIVLISAGIGATPVLAMLHRLAATRDQRPIWWIHTAHDSAHHPFADEVHALLTQLPNAHGYIYYTAEAAPHLDEPHITQGRPTARSLAAMGIPTDADGYLCGPPAFMDDLGGYLRDHGLRPERIHREQFSALPAINPGVMPTAAIRPHQPPGAPGTGPLITFARSGITTPWSPAHASLLDLAEACDIPTRWACRTGVCHTCITHLVAGDITYSTHPLELPEAGTILVCCSKPTTEVVLDL from the coding sequence ATGGCGACGCTGCTGTCCGTCAACGTAGGAATGCCCAAGGACGTCTCCTGGCAGGAAAGGACCGTCCACACCGGAGCCTGGAAGTCCCCCGTGCACGGCCCCCGGATGGTGCGGCGGCTGAACATCGACGGAGACGGCCAAGGTGACCTGGCCGGGCACGGCGGAGAAATCCGTGCCGTCCTCGTCTACCAGCTGCAGTCCTACCAGTACTGGCAAAAGCAACTGGGTCGCGACGACCTGACCTTCGGGAGCTTCGGGGAGAACTTCACCGTCGACGGCATGCCCGACGACGACGTGTGCATCGGCGACCGGTACCGCATCGGCGAAGCCGAGTTCGAAGTCACCCAGCCGCGCGTCACCTGCTACCGCGTCGGCATGCGCCTGGGCGAACCCGCCATGGCCTCCCTCCTGGTCGCCCACCACCGCCCCGGCTTCTACCTGCGCGTCCTCGCCGAGGGACGCGTCCAGGCCGGCGACGAGATCACCCTGACCCGCAAGGGCCCCGAAGAACTCAGCGTCGCCGAAACCGACGCACTGCTCTACCTCCCCGACCGCGACCCTGCGAAGCTGCGCAAAGCACTGAACATCCCCGCCCTCAGCCCCGGATGGCAGCAGTCCTTCCGTGAACTCGCCGCCGCCGACCAGCCCAAACAGGAACCGGGATGGCCGGGCGAACTCACCGGCACCCAGCAGCCCAGAGAAGAGCCGGGCTGGCCGGGCTTCAAGACCATGCGCGTCGCCCGCATCGTCCCCGAGACTCCCACCGTCTCATCCATCTACCTCGACACCACCGACAACAGACCACTGCCCGAGGCCCGCCCGGGCCAGTACCTCTCCATCCGCCTCGCCATCGGCGATGCCGCCCCCGCAGTGCGCAGCTACTCACTGTCCTCCGCGCCCACAGCCAGCACCTACCGCATCAGCGTCAAGCACGAGCCCCACGGGAAAGTCAGCAGCTACATCCATGCCGCGCTTCACCCCGGGGACCTCGTGGACATCGCCAGCCCCCGCGGAACGTTCGTACTCGAAGAAGGCACCCGCCCGATCGTCCTCATCTCCGCAGGGATCGGTGCCACTCCCGTGCTCGCCATGCTCCACCGACTCGCCGCCACACGAGACCAACGCCCCATCTGGTGGATCCACACCGCCCACGACAGCGCCCACCACCCGTTCGCGGACGAGGTCCACGCGCTCCTGACGCAACTCCCCAACGCCCACGGGTACATCTACTACACCGCCGAAGCCGCCCCACATCTCGACGAGCCCCACATCACCCAGGGGCGTCCGACCGCCCGATCACTCGCGGCCATGGGCATTCCCACCGACGCCGACGGCTACCTCTGCGGACCGCCCGCCTTCATGGACGACCTCGGCGGTTACCTGCGCGATCACGGCCTGCGCCCCGAGCGGATCCATAGGGAACAGTTCAGCGCCCTCCCCGCCATCAATCCCGGCGTCATGCCCACGGCCGCGATCCGGCCGCACCAACCACCCGGTGCACCGGGCACCGGCCCCCTCATCACCTTCGCCCGCAGCGGCATCACCACCCCATGGTCACCCGCTCACGCGTCACTTCTCGATCTCGCCGAAGCCTGCGACATCCCCACACGCTGGGCCTGTCGCACTGGCGTCTGCCACACCTGCATCACCCACCTCGTGGCAGGCGACATCACCTACAGCACCCACCCTCTCGAGCTCCCCGAAGCCGGCACCATCCTCGTCTGCTGCAGCAAACCGACCACCGAAGTCGTCCTCGACCTCTAG
- a CDS encoding IPT/TIG domain-containing protein, with amino-acid sequence MAPDPTITQVTMTLAALAATGATPRPSGETLEQQTERIITGIDAQLSDPSLATQGAWKLVWLALSQANANMAYIAQSTNGSNEFVVVARGTDADLTDILEDLDVGTVVPFPESGSPKPIAVSKGAMDAFQRVVNARSIASPSPNATLNQALSVALKSAPSSPQPTVYLTGHSLGGCIATMLAPYLQAQTWTKQPKFAVITYAAPTAGAQSFVDYFDSVPWVIDERQNNAYDLVPHAWADLDTTAGWYPSPGPQATEEVKLLIGAIAKRTKGNVYVQPGTLRPMNTRYTSLAKNLVNKTTQDFLGQVAFQHANSTYLDLVGAPPLPSGPVVTDVTPTFGAPGATVTINGTGFSPDSMVDFGHFACTKRDIDPSGMRITAQVPNGTGVVHIRVTNTLGTSPAVAMGQFAYGGPAPVVVSAVSPTSGKVGTLVTISGSGFADGATVHFKDKASDSVKFVSTGQITATAPGQLDDHQTVNVTVTVGKATSPTSPADEFTYTGR; translated from the coding sequence ATGGCACCCGACCCGACAATCACCCAGGTGACCATGACCCTGGCTGCCCTTGCAGCCACCGGGGCCACCCCGCGTCCGTCCGGGGAAACCCTGGAGCAACAGACCGAACGAATCATCACCGGCATCGACGCGCAACTGAGCGATCCCAGCCTTGCGACGCAGGGCGCGTGGAAGCTGGTGTGGCTCGCCCTGAGCCAGGCCAACGCCAATATGGCCTACATCGCACAGAGCACCAACGGCTCGAACGAGTTCGTCGTGGTCGCTCGCGGAACGGACGCCGATCTGACCGACATCCTCGAGGACCTCGATGTCGGCACGGTCGTCCCGTTCCCCGAAAGCGGATCGCCGAAGCCCATCGCCGTTTCCAAGGGGGCGATGGATGCGTTCCAACGGGTTGTCAACGCCCGCTCGATCGCCTCACCCTCCCCGAACGCCACGCTCAATCAGGCGCTCTCCGTCGCGCTGAAGTCGGCGCCCTCCTCGCCTCAGCCGACCGTCTATCTGACCGGTCACAGCCTGGGCGGTTGCATCGCCACCATGCTCGCGCCGTACCTGCAGGCACAGACCTGGACGAAACAGCCGAAGTTCGCGGTGATCACCTATGCCGCTCCCACCGCCGGCGCGCAGAGCTTCGTCGACTACTTCGACTCCGTGCCGTGGGTCATCGACGAGCGCCAGAACAACGCCTACGACCTGGTACCGCACGCGTGGGCCGATCTCGACACCACCGCCGGCTGGTACCCGAGCCCGGGACCGCAGGCGACCGAAGAAGTGAAGCTGCTCATCGGGGCGATCGCCAAGCGCACCAAGGGCAACGTCTACGTCCAGCCCGGCACGCTCCGCCCGATGAACACCAGATACACGAGCCTTGCCAAGAACCTGGTCAACAAGACCACCCAGGACTTCCTCGGCCAGGTCGCCTTCCAGCACGCCAACTCCACCTACCTGGACCTGGTGGGGGCGCCTCCCCTCCCTTCCGGGCCGGTGGTGACCGACGTGACCCCCACCTTCGGCGCACCGGGCGCCACGGTGACCATCAACGGCACCGGTTTCAGTCCGGACAGCATGGTCGACTTCGGGCACTTCGCCTGCACCAAGCGCGACATCGACCCCTCCGGCATGAGGATCACCGCTCAGGTCCCCAACGGAACCGGCGTCGTCCACATCCGCGTCACCAACACCCTCGGCACCTCCCCGGCCGTCGCGATGGGGCAGTTCGCCTATGGCGGACCCGCACCTGTGGTGGTCAGTGCGGTCAGCCCGACCAGCGGAAAGGTCGGCACCCTGGTCACCATCAGCGGCTCGGGCTTCGCCGATGGCGCCACCGTGCACTTCAAGGACAAGGCATCCGATTCGGTCAAGTTCGTCTCCACCGGACAGATCACCGCAACCGCGCCCGGTCAGCTCGACGACCACCAGACGGTGAACGTCACCGTGACGGTCGGCAAGGCCACCTCTCCCACCAGCCCGGCCGACGAATTCACCTACACCGGACGGTAG